The Heptranchias perlo isolate sHepPer1 unplaced genomic scaffold, sHepPer1.hap1 HAP1_SCAFFOLD_53, whole genome shotgun sequence genome includes a region encoding these proteins:
- the LOC137314999 gene encoding beta-1,3-galactosyl-O-glycosyl-glycoprotein beta-1,6-N-acetylglucosaminyltransferase 3-like, translating to MMILAWCSYRRAVLMSTLCGLAVTFLGGYFSRRGNLLVNYWKPVKLKPGYDERNASLDLSEMNSSCWKIISGDPESVEKALINSITIANKHKVFTEIDYLTMTRDCDSFVKKRKYISFSLSTEERDFPLAYSVVIYDKIEMFERLLRSIYAPQNVYCVHVDRKSPKQFHSAVQAIVTCFSNVFVVSKLETVTYASWSRVQADLNCMEELLRSSVPWRYLINVCGQDIPTKTNREMVNSLMAMNGSNVIDSDPPPGYKQRRWKFLYDIRGTVVLTDREKSPPPINSPMFVGAAYIMVTREFVSNLFVNSEIQAFFKWSEDTYSPDEHIWATLQRMPEVPGSIPDTPRHRRGDPPILTRAVKWSFEAGDVEKGALYPPCTGRYRHQVCVYASADLHWIFQQKPLFANKFDPEVDNTAVQCMEDYVRHRAIHGTGS from the exons ATGATGATATTGGCATGGTGTTCTTACAGGCGGGCGGTACTGATGTCAACCCTGTGCGGACTCGCTGTGACTTTTCTTGGTGGATATTTTTCCCGGAGAGGAAATCTGTTGGTAAACTATTGGAAACCAGTTAAACTAAAACCAGGTTATGATGAGCGAAATGCATCTCTCGATCTGTCAGAAATGAACTCGAGTTGCTGGAAGATAATTAGCGGTGACCCGGAATCCGTTGAAAAAGCTCTTATCAATTCGATTACAATCGCAAACAAACACAAAGTCTTCACTGAAATCGATTACTTAACAATGACCCGAGACTGCGATTCTTTTGTTAAAAAGCGAAAATACATCAGTTTCTCCTTAAGCACCGAGGAACGCGATTTCCCTCTGGCCTATTCTGTGGTGATCTATGATAAGATCGAGATGTTTGAGAGGCTCTTAAGAAGCATTTACGCTCCTCAGAATGTGTACTGCGTCCACGTGGACAGGAAGTCTCCAAAACAGTTTCACTCGGCCGTCCAGGCCATCGTCACTTGTTTCAGTAATGTCTTCGTTGTCAGTAAATTAGAGACGGTGACGTACGCCTCATGGTCCAGGGTTCAGGCTGATCTGAATTGCATGGAAGAGCTGCTGAGGAGCTCAGTCCCGTGGAGATATCTCATCAATGTGTGTGGACAAGACATTCCAACGAAAACCAACCGAGAGATGGTCAACAGTCTCATGGCCATGAACGGCTCAAATGTGATAGATTCGGACCCTCCACCGGGATATAAACAG AGACGATGGAAGTTTCTTTATGATATCCGTGGAACTGTGGTCTTAACAGATCGAGAGAAGAGCCCCCCTCCCATAAACAGCCCCATGTTTGTGGGGGCCGCATACATTATGGTCACCAGAGAATTTGTGAGTAATTTATTTGTGAACTCGGAAATCCAGGCGTTTTTCAAGTGGTCGGAGGACACCTACAGCCCCGATGAACACATCTGGGCGACCCTGCAGAGAATGCCCGAGGTACCAGGCTCCATTCCAGACACTCCCAGGCACCGTCGGGGTGACCCACCAATCCTTACTCGAGCAGTGAAGTGGTCttttgaggctggtgatgttgagaAAGGTGCCTTATATCCGCCTTGTACAGGAAGGTACCGCCATCAAGTCTGTGTTTATGCTTCTGCAGATCTGCACTGGATCTTCCAACAGAAACCCTTGTTCGCCAACAAGTTTGACCCTGAAGTGGACAACACAGCTGTGCAATGTATGGAGGACTATGTCCGACATAGAGCGATTCACGGAACAGGAAGttaa